One window of the Aquila chrysaetos chrysaetos chromosome 8, bAquChr1.4, whole genome shotgun sequence genome contains the following:
- the ACAD8 gene encoding isobutyryl-CoA dehydrogenase, mitochondrial isoform X1, whose amino-acid sequence MAWPGALRATARLLRLRRGIASCIDPSAGLTEEQKEFQKVALDFATKEMAPHMAEWDEKEIFPVETMRKAAQLGFGGIYVKPDVGGSGLSRLDTSIIFEALSTGCASTTAYMSIHNMCVWMIDTFGNEEQRRRFCPSLCSMEKFASYCLTEPGSGSDAASLLTSAQRKGDTYVLNGSKAFISGGGDTDVYVVMCRTGGPGPKGISCLVLEKGTPGLSFGKKEKKVGWNSQPTRAVIFEDCVVPVGNRLGAEGQGFSIAMKGLNGGRINIASCSLGAAHASVLLAQEHLTVRKQFGEPLANNQYLQFRLAEMATRLVAARLMVRNAARALQEGQEDAAVLCSMAKLFATDECFAICNQALQMHGGYGYLKDYAVQQFVRDIRVHQILEGTNEVMRMIVARNLLQG is encoded by the exons ATGGCTTGGCCAGGAGCTCTCCGAGCCACGGCCCGCCTGCTGCGGCTGCGGCGGGGGATCGCCTCCTGCATTGACC CATCCGCCGGCCTGACTGAGGAGCAGAAGGAATTCCAAAAAGTTGCCCTTGATTTTGCTACCAAGGAGATGGCTCCTCACATGGCAGAGTGGGATGAGAAG GAAATATTCCCTGTGGAAACAATGCGGAAGGCAGCCCAGCTAGGATTTGGTGGGATCTATGTGAAACCAGACGTCGGCGGCTCTGGATTGTCACGACTTGATACCTCCATAATCTTTGAAGCTTTATCAACAGGATGTGCCAGCACCACTGCTTATATGAGCATCCACAA catgtgtGTTTGGATGATTGACACCTTTGGCAATGAGGAACAGAGGCGCAGGTTCTGCCCATCGCTCTGTAGCATGGAAAAATTTGCATCTTACTGCCTGACTGAGCCAG GAAGTGGAAGTGATGCAGCTTCCTTGCTGACCTCAGCTCAGAGGAAAGGGGACACCTACGTCCTGAATGGCTCCAAG GCCTTCATCAGTGGAGGAGGTGACACTGATGTATACGTGGTCATGTGTCGCACAGGAGGCCCAGGCCCCAAGGGCATCTCCTGCCTGGTGCTGGAGAAGGGGACGCCGGGGCTTAGCTTtggcaagaaagagaagaag gtggGCTGGAATTCCCAGCCAACTCGGGCTGTGATCTTCGAGGACTGCGTTGTTCCTGTTGGCAACCGGCTGGGAGCCGAAGGGCAGGGCTTCAGCATTGCCATGAAGGGACTGAATGGAGGCAGGATAAACATTG CTTCTTGTTCGTTAGGAGCTGCTCATGCCTCTGTTCTTCTGGCTCAGGAACACCTCACTGTCCGCAAACAGTTTGGAGAACCCCTAGCAAACAATCAG TACCTGCAGTTCAGGCTGGCGGAGATGGCGACGCGCCTGGTGGCAGCACGGCTCATGGTTCGCAATGCAGCGCGGGCACTGCAGGAGGGACAGGAGGACGCGGCTGTGCTCTGCTCCATGGCCAAGCTCTTCGCTACTGATGAATGCTTTGCG ATCTGTAACCAGGCTCTACAGATGCATGGGGGCTATGGCTACCTGAAGGATTATGCTGTGCAGCAGTTTGTGCGAGACATCAGAGTCCACCAGATCCTGGAAG
- the ACAD8 gene encoding isobutyryl-CoA dehydrogenase, mitochondrial isoform X3, translated as MAPHMAEWDEKEIFPVETMRKAAQLGFGGIYVKPDVGGSGLSRLDTSIIFEALSTGCASTTAYMSIHNMCVWMIDTFGNEEQRRRFCPSLCSMEKFASYCLTEPGSGSDAASLLTSAQRKGDTYVLNGSKAFISGGGDTDVYVVMCRTGGPGPKGISCLVLEKGTPGLSFGKKEKKVGWNSQPTRAVIFEDCVVPVGNRLGAEGQGFSIAMKGLNGGRINIASCSLGAAHASVLLAQEHLTVRKQFGEPLANNQYLQFRLAEMATRLVAARLMVRNAARALQEGQEDAAVLCSMAKLFATDECFAICNQALQMHGGYGYLKDYAVQQFVRDIRVHQILEGTNEVMRMIVARNLLQG; from the exons ATGGCTCCTCACATGGCAGAGTGGGATGAGAAG GAAATATTCCCTGTGGAAACAATGCGGAAGGCAGCCCAGCTAGGATTTGGTGGGATCTATGTGAAACCAGACGTCGGCGGCTCTGGATTGTCACGACTTGATACCTCCATAATCTTTGAAGCTTTATCAACAGGATGTGCCAGCACCACTGCTTATATGAGCATCCACAA catgtgtGTTTGGATGATTGACACCTTTGGCAATGAGGAACAGAGGCGCAGGTTCTGCCCATCGCTCTGTAGCATGGAAAAATTTGCATCTTACTGCCTGACTGAGCCAG GAAGTGGAAGTGATGCAGCTTCCTTGCTGACCTCAGCTCAGAGGAAAGGGGACACCTACGTCCTGAATGGCTCCAAG GCCTTCATCAGTGGAGGAGGTGACACTGATGTATACGTGGTCATGTGTCGCACAGGAGGCCCAGGCCCCAAGGGCATCTCCTGCCTGGTGCTGGAGAAGGGGACGCCGGGGCTTAGCTTtggcaagaaagagaagaag gtggGCTGGAATTCCCAGCCAACTCGGGCTGTGATCTTCGAGGACTGCGTTGTTCCTGTTGGCAACCGGCTGGGAGCCGAAGGGCAGGGCTTCAGCATTGCCATGAAGGGACTGAATGGAGGCAGGATAAACATTG CTTCTTGTTCGTTAGGAGCTGCTCATGCCTCTGTTCTTCTGGCTCAGGAACACCTCACTGTCCGCAAACAGTTTGGAGAACCCCTAGCAAACAATCAG TACCTGCAGTTCAGGCTGGCGGAGATGGCGACGCGCCTGGTGGCAGCACGGCTCATGGTTCGCAATGCAGCGCGGGCACTGCAGGAGGGACAGGAGGACGCGGCTGTGCTCTGCTCCATGGCCAAGCTCTTCGCTACTGATGAATGCTTTGCG ATCTGTAACCAGGCTCTACAGATGCATGGGGGCTATGGCTACCTGAAGGATTATGCTGTGCAGCAGTTTGTGCGAGACATCAGAGTCCACCAGATCCTGGAAG
- the ACAD8 gene encoding isobutyryl-CoA dehydrogenase, mitochondrial isoform X2, whose protein sequence is MAWPGALRATARLLRLRRGIASCIDPSAGLTEEQKEFQKVALDFATKEMAPHMAEWDEKEIFPVETMRKAAQLGFGGIYVKPDVGGSGLSRLDTSIIFEALSTGCASTTAYMSIHNMCVWMIDTFGNEEQRRRFCPSLCSMEKFASYCLTEPGSGSDAASLLTSAQRKGDTYVLNGSKAFISGGGDTDVYVVMCRTGGPGPKGISCLVLEKGTPGLSFGKKEKKVGWNSQPTRAVIFEDCVVPVGNRLGAEGQGFSIAMKGLNGGRINIASCSLGAAHASVLLAQEHLTVRKQFGEPLANNQYLQFRLAEMATRLVAARLMVRNAARALQEGQEDAAVLCSMAKLFATDECFAVPMRLCG, encoded by the exons ATGGCTTGGCCAGGAGCTCTCCGAGCCACGGCCCGCCTGCTGCGGCTGCGGCGGGGGATCGCCTCCTGCATTGACC CATCCGCCGGCCTGACTGAGGAGCAGAAGGAATTCCAAAAAGTTGCCCTTGATTTTGCTACCAAGGAGATGGCTCCTCACATGGCAGAGTGGGATGAGAAG GAAATATTCCCTGTGGAAACAATGCGGAAGGCAGCCCAGCTAGGATTTGGTGGGATCTATGTGAAACCAGACGTCGGCGGCTCTGGATTGTCACGACTTGATACCTCCATAATCTTTGAAGCTTTATCAACAGGATGTGCCAGCACCACTGCTTATATGAGCATCCACAA catgtgtGTTTGGATGATTGACACCTTTGGCAATGAGGAACAGAGGCGCAGGTTCTGCCCATCGCTCTGTAGCATGGAAAAATTTGCATCTTACTGCCTGACTGAGCCAG GAAGTGGAAGTGATGCAGCTTCCTTGCTGACCTCAGCTCAGAGGAAAGGGGACACCTACGTCCTGAATGGCTCCAAG GCCTTCATCAGTGGAGGAGGTGACACTGATGTATACGTGGTCATGTGTCGCACAGGAGGCCCAGGCCCCAAGGGCATCTCCTGCCTGGTGCTGGAGAAGGGGACGCCGGGGCTTAGCTTtggcaagaaagagaagaag gtggGCTGGAATTCCCAGCCAACTCGGGCTGTGATCTTCGAGGACTGCGTTGTTCCTGTTGGCAACCGGCTGGGAGCCGAAGGGCAGGGCTTCAGCATTGCCATGAAGGGACTGAATGGAGGCAGGATAAACATTG CTTCTTGTTCGTTAGGAGCTGCTCATGCCTCTGTTCTTCTGGCTCAGGAACACCTCACTGTCCGCAAACAGTTTGGAGAACCCCTAGCAAACAATCAG TACCTGCAGTTCAGGCTGGCGGAGATGGCGACGCGCCTGGTGGCAGCACGGCTCATGGTTCGCAATGCAGCGCGGGCACTGCAGGAGGGACAGGAGGACGCGGCTGTGCTCTGCTCCATGGCCAAGCTCTTCGCTACTGATGAATGCTTTGCG
- the THYN1 gene encoding thymocyte nuclear protein 1, with translation MPWPSRKRDKGAVADKKEPDAKIAKTEEETSDKEEEEKSTKPPAGSSKSGWKNWKKTKESDSSGEESKIKYCHWLLKSEPESRLEKGVDVKFSIDDLKAQPNQTTFWDGVRNYQARNFLRAMKLGQQAFFYHSNCKEPGIVGIVKIVKEAYPDHTQFDQKDPHYDSSSRRENPKWSMVDVQFVRMTKRFIPLSEIKAHHLAHKADGGPLKNMMLFTRQRLSIQPLTQEEFDFVLSLEEEKPH, from the exons ATGCCTTGGCCAAGCAGAAAGAGAGACAAAGGAGCAGTAGCAG ataaGAAAGAGCCTGATGCTAAAATTGCCAAAACTGAGGAGGAGACTTCGGataaggaggaagaagagaagtcCACAAAACCTCCAGCTGGGAGTTCCAAGTCTGGAtggaagaactggaagaagaCAAAAGAATCTGACTCCAGTGGGGAGGAGAGCAAGATAAAGTATTGTCACTGGCTTCTGAAATCAGAACCAGAGAGCAGGCTCGAGAAGGGTGTGGATGTGAAA TTCAGCATTGATGACTTGAAAGCTCAGCCCAACCAGACAACCTTTTGGGATGGAGTAAGAAACTACCAG GCAAGGAATTTCCTGAGAGCCATGAAACTTGGGCAGCAGGCCTTCTTCTACCACAGTAATTGTAAAGAGCCTGGCATTGTTGGCATTGTCAAG ATCGTAAAGGAGGCATACCCTGATCACACACAGTTTGATCAGAAGGATCCTCATTATGATTCctccagcagaagagagaaCCCCAAGTGGTCCATG GTGGATGTCCAGTTTGTGCGGATGACAAAACGTTTCATCCCCCTTTCTGAAATCAAGGCTCACCACCTGGCACATAAAGCAGATGGAGGCCCCCTAAAGAACATGATGCTCTTCACAAGACAACGTCTTTCCATCCAACCACTGACACAAG AGGAGTTTGATTTTGTCTTGagtttggaagaggaaaagccACATTGA
- the VPS26B gene encoding vacuolar protein sorting-associated protein 26B, which produces MSFFGFGQSAELELVLSDAESRRRVEHKTEEGKKEKYFLFYDGETVSGRVVLTLKNPNKRLEHQGIKVEFIGQIELYYDRGNHHEFVSLVKDLARPGEFTQSQTFDFEFTHVEKPYESYTGQNVKLRYFLRATVSRRLNDVVKEMDIVVHTLSTYPELNSSIKMEVGIEDCLHIEFEYNKSKYHLKDVIVGKIYFLLVRIKIKHMEIDIIKRETTGTGPNVYHENDTIAKYEIMDGAPVRGESIPIRLFLAGYELTPTMRDINKKFSVRYYLNLVLIDEEERRYFKQQEVVLWRKGDIVRKSMSHQAAIASQRFEGTSSHAEAKTPSQPAENNGRQ; this is translated from the exons ATGAGCTTCTTCGGGTTCGGGCAGAGCGCGGAGCTGGAGCTGGTGCTGAGCGACGCCGAGAGCCGGCGGCGGGTGGAGCACAAGACGGAGGAAGGCAAGAAGGAGAAATACTTCCTCTTCTACGACGGGGAGACGGTCTCCGGGCGGGTGGTCCTCACCCTCAAGAACCCCAACAAGCGGCTGGAGCACCAGGGCATCAAAGTGGAGTTCATCGGGCAGATCG AACTCTACTATGACCGAGGAAACCACCATGAGTTCGTATCTCTGGTGAAAGACCTGGCCCGTCCTGGTGAATTCACTCAATCGCAGACATTTGACTTCGAATTCACACATGTGGAAAAACCTTATGAGTCCTACACGGGGCAGAATGTGAAGTTACG GTATTTCCTCCGAGCGACTGTCAGCCGCAGACTGAATGATGTCGTGAAGGAGATGGACATAGTTGTGCACACTCTGAGCACCTACCCAGAGCTCAACTCCTCTATTAAGATGGAGGTGGGGATTGAGGATTGCCTGCACATTGAGTTCGAGTATAACAAGTCCAA GTATCATTTAAAAGATGTGATTGTCGGGAAGATCTACTTCCTGCTGGTGCGAATCAAGATCAAACACATGGAGATAGATATCATCAAGAGAGAAACAACAGGGACCGGACCCAACGTATATCATGAGAACGACACAATAGCTAAATACGAGATCATGGATGGGGCACCTGTGAGAG GGGAGTCCATTCCCATCAGACTCTTTCTGGCTGGCTACGAGCTGACTCCGACGATGAGGGACATCAATAAGAAGTTCTCGGTACGTTATTACCTCAATCTGGTGCTGATCGATGAGGAAGAGAGACGCTACTTTAAACAGCAG GAGGTGGTGCTTTGGCGGAAAGGAGACATAGTGAGGAAGAGCATGTCCCACCAAGCAGCCATCGCCTCCCAGCGGTTTGAGGGGACATCCTCACACGCCGAGGCCAAGACCCCCAGCCAGCCTGCAGAGAACAACGGCCGGCAGTGA